One segment of Terriglobia bacterium DNA contains the following:
- a CDS encoding type II toxin-antitoxin system VapC family toxin: MNLFADSSALAKRYIADEKSGRFDELLQRTDGLAVSVLCLPEIISALCRRRRERLLNDSQYKAAKRALEADLADAAVIAMTDEVLLGGIDLLESNSLRASDAMQISSALVWGADVFASADARQCTAAKGAGLDVIRL; encoded by the coding sequence GTGAACCTCTTTGCGGATTCGTCGGCGCTCGCCAAGCGCTACATTGCCGATGAAAAGAGCGGCCGGTTCGACGAGCTTTTGCAGCGCACCGACGGCTTGGCGGTTTCCGTGTTATGCCTGCCGGAAATCATCTCGGCCCTTTGCCGGCGGCGCAGAGAACGCCTTTTGAACGACTCGCAATACAAAGCAGCCAAACGCGCCCTGGAAGCGGATCTGGCCGATGCCGCGGTAATCGCGATGACCGATGAGGTTCTCCTCGGCGGGATCGACCTCCTCGAATCCAATTCCCTCCGCGCCTCCGACGCCATGCAGATTTCCAGTGCTCTGGTCTGGGGAGCCGACGTCTTCGCGTCCGCGGATGCACGGCAATGTACGGCCGCTAAAGGTGCCGGTCTGGATGTGATCCGCCTCTAG